One window of the Deinococcus ruber genome contains the following:
- a CDS encoding response regulator transcription factor, with protein MRLLIVEDDPHIAELLQEGLSEDGYACDVATSASQGASLARLFPYALIILDVMLPEGADAGYVLGRELRGVGTQTPILYLSARSNIEERVTGLDAGGDDYLGKPFALRELRARVRALLRRSSGLARNVLRLPGGWQMDLGGRTVWNGHASEEGGASAPVQADLTRREFALLELLALHPGRAFSRQDIIERLWSGESGVEPKVIDVYVSTLRRKTAEELIDTVRGLGYRLGKMAHEW; from the coding sequence ATGCGTCTGCTGATCGTAGAAGACGATCCCCATATCGCCGAGCTGCTTCAGGAAGGACTGAGCGAGGACGGGTACGCCTGTGATGTGGCAACCAGTGCCAGTCAGGGCGCGTCGCTGGCCCGGCTGTTTCCCTACGCCCTGATTATTCTGGATGTGATGCTGCCCGAAGGAGCCGACGCGGGCTACGTGCTGGGGCGCGAGCTGCGCGGCGTGGGAACACAGACACCGATTCTGTATCTCAGCGCCCGCAGCAACATCGAAGAGCGCGTCACCGGACTGGACGCGGGCGGCGACGACTATCTGGGTAAACCCTTTGCCCTGCGCGAACTGCGGGCCAGAGTGCGGGCGCTGCTCCGGCGCAGCAGTGGGCTGGCCCGCAACGTGCTGCGTCTGCCGGGCGGCTGGCAGATGGATCTGGGCGGGCGCACCGTCTGGAACGGTCACGCCTCGGAGGAGGGCGGCGCGTCTGCCCCGGTACAGGCCGATCTGACGCGCCGCGAGTTTGCGCTGCTGGAACTGCTGGCGCTGCACCCTGGGCGGGCTTTCTCGCGCCAGGACATCATCGAGCGGCTGTGGTCGGGCGAGAGCGGCGTAGAACCGAAGGTGATCGACGTGTACGTGAGTACGCTGCGCCGCAAAACTGCCGAGGAACTGATCGATACGGTGCGTGGCCTGGGCTACCGACTGGGCAAGATGGCCCATGAATGGTGA
- a CDS encoding ABC transporter permease yields MNNILLISELSLREALRKRLVLVLVVLSALFIGFYLFGIFRLQATLDARAVDAGLDAGPRRGLGGASVAFAALFGMYLVSFLSSLMSVLSTVGAVSGDLESGVMQSIIARPVSRAQLVLGRWLGFTIVNVVYVALLSAALLLGVRLITGFLPPQPVQAVSLMLLGVTLLTSLTVLGSTLFSTLSNGIGVFVLYGLGFAGGIMSSVGQIANTPTLTSLGRVANVLMPTNALWLGASYYLQSDTLRQFNELARGANPFLSTTPLGAGLVIWTAVYAVLVLLLGVLAFRRRDL; encoded by the coding sequence ATGAACAACATCCTCCTGATTTCAGAACTGAGTCTGCGGGAAGCGCTGCGAAAGCGGCTGGTACTCGTGCTGGTGGTGCTGTCGGCTCTGTTCATCGGCTTTTACCTGTTCGGCATCTTCCGGCTTCAGGCCACCCTCGATGCCCGCGCCGTAGATGCTGGGCTGGACGCCGGGCCGCGCCGGGGGCTGGGCGGCGCGTCGGTGGCCTTCGCGGCGCTGTTCGGCATGTATCTGGTGTCGTTCCTGAGTTCGCTGATGAGTGTGCTGAGCACCGTGGGCGCGGTCAGCGGCGACCTCGAAAGCGGCGTGATGCAGTCGATCATTGCCCGTCCGGTCAGCCGCGCACAGCTGGTGCTGGGGCGCTGGCTGGGGTTTACCATCGTCAATGTGGTGTACGTGGCGCTGCTGTCGGCGGCACTGCTGCTGGGCGTGCGCCTGATTACCGGGTTTCTGCCGCCGCAACCGGTTCAGGCTGTTTCGCTGATGCTGCTGGGCGTCACGCTGCTGACCAGTCTGACGGTGCTGGGAAGCACGCTGTTCAGCACGCTGTCTAACGGAATCGGGGTCTTCGTGCTATATGGCCTGGGCTTCGCGGGCGGCATCATGAGCAGCGTCGGGCAGATCGCCAACACGCCCACCCTGACCTCGCTGGGCCGCGTCGCCAACGTCCTGATGCCCACCAACGCGCTGTGGCTGGGAGCCAGTTACTATCTTCAGTCCGACACGCTGCGGCAGTTCAACGAACTGGCACGCGGAGCCAATCCCTTTCTGAGTACCACGCCGCTGGGCGCAGGGCTGGTGATCTGGACAGCCGTGTATGCCGTGCTGGTGCTGCTGCTGGGCGTGCTGGCCTTCCGGCGGCGCGACCTGTAA
- a CDS encoding DedA family protein produces MTVWLDSLSPVWLHLTTFVMMFLEGMGIPGIPGVLPMLALAESIHAGQTTLLEAVLWGVAGNWAGSLIGYRLAASALKRLPASWQRVARSPHTARLMTRWGGLLVIISRTFGSLRTPVTLYAGASGYPWRRYLIFSLLGALLHVGVWQTLLWRFGPGILKRFEQAQGQALPYVALLIGAGVLWWVWRWQRGRKQQKLERG; encoded by the coding sequence ATGACCGTCTGGCTGGATAGCCTCAGCCCCGTATGGCTCCACCTCACCACCTTCGTCATGATGTTCCTGGAAGGCATGGGCATTCCCGGCATTCCCGGCGTGCTGCCGATGCTGGCGCTGGCCGAGTCGATCCATGCGGGGCAGACCACCCTGCTCGAAGCCGTGCTGTGGGGCGTGGCGGGCAACTGGGCGGGCAGCCTGATCGGCTACCGGCTGGCGGCCTCTGCACTCAAACGGCTGCCTGCCTCGTGGCAGCGCGTGGCCCGCAGCCCGCACACCGCCCGGCTGATGACGAGGTGGGGCGGCCTGCTGGTCATCATCAGCCGCACCTTCGGCTCTCTGCGAACGCCCGTCACGCTGTATGCCGGGGCGTCGGGCTACCCGTGGCGGCGCTACCTGATCTTCAGTCTGCTGGGAGCGCTGCTGCATGTGGGCGTGTGGCAGACGCTGCTCTGGCGCTTCGGGCCAGGCATTCTGAAGCGCTTCGAGCAGGCGCAGGGGCAAGCACTGCCGTATGTCGCCCTGCTGATCGGCGCAGGGGTGCTGTGGTGGGTGTGGCGCTGGCAACGCGGCAGGAAACAGCAGAAGCTGGAGCGCGGATAA
- a CDS encoding DUF3995 domain-containing protein, with protein sequence MGNLPAETVALALGLIAGLHVYWGVGGVWPGRDAQSLARTVVGGPPGMKPPPLLACVAVAGLLLVAAGLLLMTGGVWATWLPTWLLRLGTAGVAAVLLLRGVAGYFMQRIRPAPAGTPFVRLNLLIYSPLCLLLGGLTVWALLG encoded by the coding sequence GCCCTGGGGTTGATTGCTGGCCTGCACGTGTACTGGGGCGTGGGCGGCGTGTGGCCGGGCCGAGACGCGCAGTCGCTGGCCCGCACGGTGGTGGGTGGCCCGCCAGGAATGAAACCGCCGCCGCTGCTGGCGTGCGTGGCAGTGGCGGGCCTGTTGCTGGTGGCTGCCGGATTGTTGTTGATGACAGGCGGTGTGTGGGCGACGTGGCTGCCGACGTGGCTGCTGCGGCTGGGGACTGCTGGAGTGGCGGCTGTGCTGCTCCTGCGCGGGGTCGCGGGCTACTTCATGCAGCGGATTCGCCCGGCCCCCGCAGGCACTCCGTTCGTTCGGCTCAATCTGCTCATCTACTCGCCGCTGTGCCTGCTGCTGGGCGGGCTGACCGTCTGGGCGCTGCTCGGCTGA
- a CDS encoding TetR/AcrR family transcriptional regulator, with translation MVRRQQGDWIEAGFELLRAEGEQALTIERLCAALHLTKGSFYHHFKTMDVFRRVLLAVWLERHTTTPIQQAEHAATAREQMLLLGEIVARLDHRLDLAVRAWSFRNAEVRAAFDRVDRLRCASLEELYRRMDDADAEQHARREYAEFVGRQCLGWLDAGWPALALLPG, from the coding sequence ATGGTACGCCGACAGCAGGGCGACTGGATCGAGGCGGGCTTCGAACTGCTCCGCGCCGAGGGTGAACAGGCGCTGACCATCGAGCGGCTGTGCGCGGCGCTGCACCTCACGAAAGGGTCGTTCTATCACCACTTCAAGACGATGGACGTTTTCAGGCGTGTGCTGCTGGCGGTGTGGCTGGAGCGCCACACCACCACGCCGATCCAGCAGGCCGAACACGCGGCCACAGCCCGGGAGCAGATGCTCCTGCTGGGTGAGATCGTGGCGCGGCTCGATCACCGACTCGATCTGGCGGTGCGAGCGTGGTCGTTCAGAAATGCCGAGGTGAGGGCCGCCTTTGACCGTGTAGACCGGCTGCGGTGCGCCTCTCTGGAAGAGCTGTACCGCCGGATGGACGATGCCGACGCAGAGCAGCATGCCCGGCGCGAATATGCCGAGTTCGTGGGCAGACAGTGCCTGGGCTGGCTGGATGCGGGCTGGCCCGCCCTGGCCCTGCTACCGGGCTGA
- a CDS encoding sensor histidine kinase: protein MTAARKDPARAAATPHGARQSPPGRSDSLWNSLSLRFKLTLGYAVIFSLSVLLGAGCVYVMAHGSLTRTLDTTLHETASLARGSILEDADGERFSDELQPPPELNIELLSADGRVLDVAGRMLTPAGSSPLPPAQRSLGMITQQGRRVLTERLPSGLLLQVSRPSDTLTALLETLAQVLLAGSALMIGLACVAGYYLADRALKPVDEVARTAATITHSGSYRGRVRAAPGSDEMARLTGTVNSMLDHLEATIERERSFARTAAHELRTPLTALQGRLELALERPREAADYRRSLEIMRGRVDELLSLAQGLLVLAETDRPAHLEPTDLTLQAAEVTTEMYELATRLGKQLDWQRMIEPLPLPQPGTRLEELPPSTLHMMVLAEPLGVRQVLRNLLENALKYGGDRVVVRVSPLSLMVWDSGPGPLMTEWARLTRPFERGPGLQGVSGSGLGLPLVLALAQRWNARVEPQWATHSGDGFGVCLSWAARDPKTMN from the coding sequence GTGACGGCAGCCAGGAAAGACCCAGCCAGGGCAGCGGCCACGCCACATGGGGCACGGCAGTCACCGCCCGGCAGGAGCGATTCGCTCTGGAACAGTCTGAGCCTGCGCTTCAAGCTGACGCTGGGCTACGCGGTGATCTTTTCGCTGAGCGTGCTGCTGGGGGCAGGGTGCGTGTATGTGATGGCGCACGGTTCGCTGACACGCACCCTCGACACGACGCTGCACGAGACGGCCAGCCTGGCGCGTGGCAGCATTCTGGAAGACGCGGATGGTGAGCGTTTCTCGGACGAACTTCAGCCGCCGCCGGAGCTGAACATAGAGCTGCTGTCGGCAGACGGGCGTGTACTGGACGTGGCCGGACGCATGCTCACGCCCGCCGGGAGTTCACCGCTGCCCCCGGCTCAGCGGTCGCTGGGAATGATCACGCAGCAGGGGCGGCGCGTTCTGACCGAGCGGCTGCCAAGCGGTCTGCTGCTTCAGGTGTCGCGGCCTTCCGATACCCTGACGGCGCTGCTGGAAACGCTGGCTCAGGTGCTCTTGGCCGGGTCTGCCCTGATGATCGGGCTGGCGTGCGTGGCGGGCTACTATCTGGCCGACCGCGCCCTGAAGCCGGTGGACGAGGTGGCCCGCACCGCCGCGACCATCACCCACAGCGGCAGCTACCGGGGCCGGGTGCGGGCCGCGCCGGGCAGCGACGAGATGGCCCGCCTGACCGGAACGGTGAACAGCATGCTCGACCATCTGGAGGCCACCATCGAGCGGGAGCGCAGCTTTGCCCGCACCGCCGCCCACGAACTGAGGACGCCCCTGACTGCCCTTCAGGGACGGCTGGAACTGGCGCTGGAACGCCCCCGCGAGGCTGCCGACTACCGCCGCAGTCTGGAGATCATGCGCGGGCGCGTCGATGAGCTGCTGTCGCTGGCGCAGGGGCTGCTGGTGCTGGCCGAAACCGACCGCCCCGCGCACCTGGAACCCACCGACCTGACCCTTCAGGCCGCCGAAGTGACCACCGAGATGTATGAACTGGCGACGCGGCTGGGCAAGCAGCTCGACTGGCAGCGCATGATCGAGCCGCTCCCCCTGCCGCAGCCGGGAACGCGGCTGGAGGAATTACCGCCCTCGACGCTGCACATGATGGTGCTGGCCGAGCCGCTGGGCGTGCGTCAGGTGCTCAGGAATCTGCTGGAAAATGCACTGAAATACGGTGGAGACCGCGTGGTGGTGCGCGTCTCGCCGCTGAGTCTGATGGTCTGGGACAGTGGCCCCGGCCCGCTGATGACCGAGTGGGCGCGGCTGACCCGGCCCTTCGAGCGCGGCCCTGGCCTTCAGGGCGTCAGTGGAAGTGGGCTGGGCCTGCCGCTGGTGCTGGCACTGGCGCAGCGCTGGAACGCCCGCGTCGAGCCGCAGTGGGCCACCCACTCGGGCGACGGCTTCGGCGTGTGCCTGAGCTGGGCTGCCCGCGACCCGAAAACGATGAATTAG
- a CDS encoding ABC transporter ATP-binding protein: MTLAIETHQLRKVYKGRPVVQDLSLTVGPGEVFGFLGPNGAGKSTTVKMLLGLVMPTSGSVQVLGGSPQNPDVRRQLGFLPEQFRFQTWMTAREFLNFHGRLSGMSASDLQTRIPEVLEQVGLPGRGGEALNGYSKGMLQRAGLAQAILARPRLVLLDEPTSALDPIGRVEVREIIAGLKAQGVAVFLNSHLLSEVEQVCDHVAFVQKGQVLRQGSMQQLLGGAVPVEVRADRLPPELLSELGTLGTLELLPEQGGRPGVQVQLSNDALIPRIAQIVSRAGVQLYALTPHRTDLEALFLELIDTSGEGQV; encoded by the coding sequence ATGACCCTGGCTATCGAAACGCATCAACTCCGCAAAGTGTACAAGGGCCGTCCGGTCGTGCAGGACCTCTCGCTGACCGTCGGGCCGGGCGAGGTCTTCGGCTTCCTGGGGCCGAACGGCGCAGGCAAGAGCACCACCGTCAAGATGCTGCTGGGCCTGGTGATGCCCACGTCGGGCAGCGTGCAGGTGCTGGGCGGCTCGCCGCAGAACCCGGACGTGCGCCGTCAGCTCGGATTCCTGCCAGAGCAGTTCCGCTTTCAGACCTGGATGACGGCCCGCGAATTCCTGAATTTTCACGGGCGGCTATCGGGCATGAGCGCCAGCGACCTTCAGACGCGCATTCCCGAGGTGCTGGAACAGGTCGGGCTGCCGGGGCGCGGCGGGGAAGCCCTGAACGGTTATTCCAAGGGTATGCTTCAGCGGGCCGGGCTGGCGCAGGCGATTCTGGCGCGGCCCCGACTGGTGCTGCTCGACGAACCGACCTCGGCGCTCGATCCGATTGGGCGGGTGGAGGTGCGCGAGATCATCGCGGGGCTGAAGGCGCAGGGCGTGGCAGTGTTCCTGAACTCACACCTGCTGAGCGAGGTCGAGCAGGTCTGCGACCATGTGGCCTTCGTGCAGAAGGGTCAGGTGCTGCGGCAGGGGTCGATGCAGCAGCTTCTGGGCGGCGCGGTGCCGGTGGAGGTGCGGGCAGACCGTCTGCCGCCCGAATTGCTCAGCGAACTGGGCACGCTGGGCACGCTGGAGCTGCTGCCGGAGCAGGGCGGCAGACCGGGCGTGCAGGTGCAGCTCTCCAACGACGCCCTGATTCCGCGCATCGCTCAGATCGTCAGCCGTGCCGGGGTGCAGCTGTACGCCCTGACGCCGCACCGCACCGACCTGGAAGCGCTGTTTCTGGAACTGATCGACACCAGTGGGGAAGGCCAGGTATGA
- a CDS encoding RNB domain-containing ribonuclease, whose translation MSAFPDLHPETLSAAQRTELELLARGRQDRSRTMRELNQPETPLAAHALLLRLGLWDESRVPFPDRLGVELQTPTLDVPELPLEPRLDLTHLPALAIDDEGNRDPDDALSLEVLEGGMRRLWVHVADVAALVTPDSPLDLEARRRGSTLYLPTHIVGMLPDALVERLGLGLRPQSPALSISIDFDASGQAESVDVHLTTLKVERVSYAQAQARLDAGDPLLTQLFELAKSSRSLREAEGAVTISLPEVLLKVVDGDIRITPLQPYDTRFIVQECMTLAGWAAAIFADDLELALPFATQDPPHRDSPPGNSVPAQWARRKTLSRTRFQPRLGPHSGMGLDAYAQATSPMRRYLDLVVHQQLRAAILEQDTLTGKDIAARVAESQMSSASVRTAERETRRHWTLALMNRTPQRAYEALVVERRGPQATLLIPELALDTTFTTPAPLGSVLRVQTAGVDLAAQTVRVREVTG comes from the coding sequence ATGAGTGCGTTTCCCGACCTTCACCCCGAGACCCTGAGCGCGGCCCAGCGCACCGAACTGGAACTTCTGGCACGAGGGCGGCAGGATCGTTCGCGCACCATGCGCGAGCTGAATCAGCCTGAGACGCCGCTGGCAGCCCACGCGCTGCTGCTGCGGCTGGGCCTGTGGGATGAAAGCCGGGTGCCGTTTCCAGACCGCCTGGGCGTCGAGCTACAGACGCCGACGCTGGACGTGCCCGAACTGCCGCTCGAACCGCGCCTCGACCTGACCCACCTGCCCGCCCTCGCCATCGACGACGAAGGCAACCGCGACCCCGACGACGCCCTGAGTCTGGAAGTGCTGGAGGGCGGCATGCGGCGGCTGTGGGTGCATGTGGCCGATGTGGCCGCGCTCGTCACGCCAGACAGCCCGCTTGATCTGGAAGCACGCAGACGCGGCAGCACGCTGTATCTGCCAACGCATATCGTGGGTATGCTGCCTGACGCTCTGGTCGAGCGGCTGGGGCTGGGCCTGCGTCCCCAGAGTCCGGCCCTCAGCATCAGCATCGATTTCGACGCCTCCGGGCAGGCCGAGAGCGTGGACGTGCACCTGACGACGCTGAAGGTCGAGCGGGTCAGCTACGCGCAGGCACAGGCCCGGCTGGACGCGGGCGACCCGCTGCTCACCCAGCTTTTCGAGCTGGCAAAGAGCAGCCGCTCTCTGCGCGAGGCCGAAGGAGCCGTGACCATCAGCCTGCCGGAAGTGCTGCTGAAGGTGGTAGACGGCGACATCCGCATCACGCCGCTTCAGCCCTACGACACGCGCTTTATCGTGCAGGAGTGCATGACGCTGGCAGGCTGGGCCGCCGCCATCTTTGCCGACGACCTCGAACTGGCGCTGCCCTTTGCCACCCAGGACCCGCCCCACCGCGACTCGCCGCCCGGAAACAGCGTTCCCGCACAGTGGGCGCGGCGCAAAACCCTGTCGCGCACCCGCTTTCAGCCGAGGCTGGGGCCACACAGCGGCATGGGCCTGGATGCCTACGCGCAGGCCACCAGCCCCATGCGGCGGTATCTCGATCTGGTGGTGCATCAGCAGCTGCGGGCGGCAATTCTGGAGCAGGACACCCTGACCGGCAAGGACATCGCGGCGCGGGTGGCCGAGTCACAGATGAGTTCGGCATCGGTCCGCACGGCAGAGCGCGAGACGCGGCGACACTGGACGCTGGCCCTGATGAACCGCACGCCGCAGCGTGCCTACGAAGCCCTGGTGGTCGAGCGGCGCGGCCCCCAGGCCACCCTGCTGATTCCAGAACTGGCGCTCGACACGACCTTTACCACCCCGGCTCCGCTGGGCAGCGTGCTGCGGGTACAGACAGCGGGCGTAGATCTGGCAGCACAGACGGTGCGGGTGCGGGAAGTGACGGGATAG